One genomic segment of Impatiens glandulifera chromosome 6, dImpGla2.1, whole genome shotgun sequence includes these proteins:
- the LOC124942173 gene encoding receptor-like cytosolic serine/threonine-protein kinase RBK2 isoform X2: MMQHNNGRNQLSSSISAHDLRCFEVEKEKENISSPRGVLEACIKGLDSDQFDDSSPADSSSENNEVQNPSSRKRWGGIFKLWKKGAMKRLSSFPAINGAVPKLSRGKSRRAAAAAEEEVVDTDCCILRCSWKTFSLSELKDATNDFNEENIIGKGGYADVYQGCLPDGQLVAVKRLSKGTAEEQTIALLSEIGTIAHVNHPNTAKLIGYCAEGGKYLVLRLSPLGSLGSLLRGSKEKLNWAVRYKIIKGTAAGLYYLHEHCQRRIIHRDIKADNILLTEDFEPQICDFGLAMWLPSEWTHHNVPKFEGTFGYFAPEYFMHGIVDEKTDVFSFGVLLLELITGREALDDSKKSLVLWAKPFLDNNEVEKLVDSSLDGIYDTEEMDRAIMLASLCIDQTPVIRPQMGQVLAMLQDKNGRLECTSENKRQFFQRTYSQELMDAEEYNSTRYLKDMNQHKRLVLGS; the protein is encoded by the exons ATGATGCAACACAACAATGGCAGAAACCAGTTATCTTCTTCTATATCTGCACATG atttgagatGTTTTGAGGTTGAGAAAGAGAAGGAGAATATATCTTCTCCACGAGGTGTTCTTGAAGCTTGTATAAAAGGTTTGGATTCTGATCAGTTTGATGATTCTTCTCCGGCGGATAGTTCGTCGGAGAATAATGAAGTTCAGAATCCAAGTTCACGTAAACGTTGGGGTGGAATTTTTAAGTTATGGAAGAAAGGGGCGATGAAACGGTTGTCTTCTTTTCCTGCCATTAATGGTGCTGTTCCGAAGCTTTCGAGAGGGAAGAGCAGAcgggcggcggcggcggcggaggaaGAAGTTGTTGACACAGATTGTTGTATTCTTAGGTGTTCTTGGAAGACTTTTTCATTGTCTGAACTTAAAGATGCAACTAATGACTTCAATGAAg AGAACATTATTGGAAAAGGTGGTTATGCCGATGTTTACCAAGGATGTTTACCCGATGGGCAGTTAGTGGCGGTTAAGAGGCTTAGCAAAGGGACAGCCGAAGAGCAAACAATAGCTTTGTTATCGGAGATTGGAACAATTGCCCACGTAAATCATCCAAACACGGCAAAACTTATCGGTTATTGTGCCGAAGGTGGAAAGTACCTCGTTTTAAGGTTGTCTCCTCTCGGGAGCTTAGGATCTCTTCTTCGCG gTTCAAAAGAAAAACTCAATTGGGCAGTTAGGTACAAGATCATTAAAGGGACAGCTGCTGGTCTTTATTACCTTCATGAACATTGCCAAAGGAGAATAATTCATAGAGATATCAAGGCTGATAATATTTTGCTTACCGAAGACTTTGAACCTCAG ATTTGTGACTTTGGACTTGCAATGTGGCTTCCAAGTGAATGGACTCATCACAATGTACCAAAATTTGAAGGCACATTTGG ATACTTTGCTCCGGAGTACTTCATGCATGGTATCGTTGATGAGAAAACTGACGTTTTTTCTTTCGGGGTTTTACTTTTGGAGCTTATAACTGGTCGTGAGGCCTTGGATGATTCAAAGAAGAGCCTTGTTCTTTGG GCAAAACCTTTTCTTGACAACAATGAAGTCGAGAAACTAGTAGACTCATCTCTCGATGGTATTTACGACACAGAAGAAATGGATCGAGCCATAATGCTCGCTTCGCTTTGCATCGACCAAACTCCAGTTATACGGCCTCAAATGGGCCAG GTCCTTGCAATGTTACAAGACAAAAATGGTCGGTTAGAGTGTACTAGTGAAAACAAAAGACAGTTTTTTCAAAGAACTTATTCACAAGAGTTAATGGATGCTGAAGAGTATAATTCAACAAGATACTTAAAAGATATGAATCAGCACAAACGACTTGTTTTGGGTTCTTGA
- the LOC124944038 gene encoding autophagy-related protein 18h-like isoform X2, with protein MKRNQDSTGKSAAGNGFIPNSLRFISSCVKTVSSNVRSAGVSVAGSISGDSDDRRKEQVLWASFDNLELGSSCLKHVLLLGYSNGFQVLDVEDTSNVTELVSRRDGPVTFLQMQPTPAESDTDAGFRASHPILLVVASDETSSSGSVLNARDTSNRNSYPDLQSGNFINSPSSVQFYSLKSHTYVHVLRFRSTVFMVRCSPRVVAISLSSQIYCFDALTLENKFSVLTYPVPQVGGGLVAVNIGYGPMAVGPRWLAYASNNPLSNAGRLSPQSLSPSPGVSPSTSPGTGSLMARYAMESSKQLASGIVNLGDMSYKTLSKYYHEHFPDGSNSPVRSNSGRKAGRVSAQSTEMDNSGVVIIKDIVSRAVVCQFRAHTSPLSALCFDPSGTLLVTASVHGNNINIFRIFPSPNGSGSHSNDWTSSHVHLYKLHRGMTSAVIQDICFSHYSQWITVVSSKGTCHVFVLSPFGGETGLQLKKSLLDGPELIPILSQPWWSPSSLAINQHSSPPSPITLSVVSRIRVGNSGWLNTVSSATGKVSPTTSIVASVFHNSVSTSSNLNVLEHLLVYTPSGNLVQYNLLPSVGGEQNDSAQRTVTGSSMQMQEEELLRVKSESVQCWDVCRREDWPERAEKIDGIPNVQFVKDGSKHEECDIIKEKDLLKSNEHSHWYLSNAEVQTRSGKLPVWQKSKIYFFRMSPILGALQHPTEDISKGEMEIEKIPINEVEIKRKDLLPVLDRYHSIQTDTRDYVGEKYSSSLSFNGGFTVEKPSSPSYSSHSEKLYVPASLRIPAEMEASEPMDLSESPIVIDETKNVKRPVKDLMPSLPLTKTNAENIAREVESSSSVVTSESSNNSSNRSDSSMNIIDEGPVDEEMNEPLDFGNYFDEEYCRASSTHDEGSALGEASNLYSGDSPRLKEKLEEDGESDDMLGGIFSFSEEGESLS; from the exons ATGAAGAGAAACCAAGACAGCACGGGAAAAAGCGCCGCTGGAAATGGGTTTATCCCTAATTCTCTCAGATTTATATCCTCTTGCGTAAAGACCGTTTCTTCCAACGTTCGGTCTGCTGGGGTATCTGTTGCTGGTTCAATCTCCGGTGATTCTGATGATCGAAGGAAAGAACAG GTCCTTTGGGCTTCCTTTGACAACCTAGAACTTGGTTCGTCTTGTCTCAAGCATGTCCTATTACTGGGCTATTCCAATGGATTTCAAGTTCTTGATGTTGAAGACACTTCTAATGTCACTGAACTGGTTTCAAGGCGTGATGGTCCTGTCACATTCTTACAGATGCAGCCTACCCCTGCTGAATCAGACACCGACGCTGGTTTCAGAGCATCACATCCAATCCTTCTGGTTGTTGCCAGTGATGAAACAAGCAGCTCTGGTTCAGTGCTGAACGCGAGAGATACTTCAAATAGAAATAGCTACCCAGATTTGCAAAGTGGAAACTTTATTAACTCCCCCTCATCTGTTCAGTTCTATTCTTTGAAGTCTCACACTTATGTTCACGTTCTGCGGTTCCGTTCAACTGTTTTTATGGTCAGATGCAGTCCACGGGTAGTAGCTATCAGTCTTTCGTCACAG ATTTACTGTTTTGATGCCCTAACGCTTGAGAACAAGTTCAGTGTCCTTACATATCCTGTCCCTCAAGTTGGAGGTGGACTTGTTGCAGTGAATATTGGATATGGCCCAATGGCAGTAGGCCCAAGATGGTTAGCTTATGCATCCAACAACCCACTATCAAATGCAGGGAGATTAAGTCCTCAAAGTCTTAGTCCCTCTCCTGGAGTTAGTCCTTCTACTTCACCTGGAACTGGAAGCTTGATGGCACGGTATGCAATGGAGTCAAGTAAGCAGTTGGCTTCTGGGATAGTCAATTTGGGTGATATGAGCTATAAGactttgtcaaaatattatCATGAGCATTTTCCTGATGGTTCCAATTCTCCCGTACGATCAAACTCTGGCAGAAAAGCTGGTAGAGTTTCAGCACAATCAACTGAAATGGACAATTCGGGAGTG GTCATTATAAAAGATATAGTATCTAGAGCTGTCGTTTGCCAGTTTAGGGCTCACACTAGCCCTTTATCTGCTTTGTGTTTTGATCCAAGTGGGACTCTTTTGGTCACTGCATCTGTACATGGGAACAACATTAATATCTTCCGCATCTTTCCATCTCCAAATGGATCAGGAAGCCACAGCAATGACTGGACTTCATCTCATGTCCACCTTTACAAACTTCACCGAGGAATGACTTCAGCT GTTATTCAAGACATTTGTTTTAGCCACTATAGTCAGTGGATAACTGTTGTTTCATCAAAGGGGACATGTCATGTATTCGTTCTATCACCTTTTGGTGGAGAGACCGGTCTTCAGCTGAAGAAATCTCTTCTCGATGGGCCAGAACTCATACCTATACTATCTCAACCTTGGTGGTCTCCATCATCTCTTGCGATAAACCAGCATTCGTCACCTCCTTCACCGATTACTCTCTCTGTGGTTAGCAGGATACGAGTAGGTAATTCTGGGTGGCTAAATACTGTGAGTAGTGCAACTGGGAAGGTCTCTCCAACAACTAGCATTGTTGCTTCTGTTTTTCACAACTCTGTATCTACTTCCTCAAATTTAAATGTCCTAGAGCATCTATTGGTTTATACCCCGTCTGGTAACTTGGTTCAGTATAACCTTCTGCCTTCAGTGGGGGGAGAACAAAATGATTCTGCTCAAAGAACTGTTACAGGTTCTTCAATGCAGATGCAGGAAGAGGAATTGTTGCGGGTTAAATCTGAATCTGTTCAGTGCTGGGATGTTTGTCGAAGGGAAGACTGGCCTGAAAGAGCCGAGAAAATTGATGGAATTCCTAATGTTCAGTTTGTTAAAGATGGTTCTAAACATGAAGAATGTGATATTATTAAGGAGAAAGACTTGCTGAAGTCTAATGAACATTCTCATTGGTATTTATCTAATGCTGAAGTGCAGACAAGGTCTGGGAAGTTACCAGTTTGGCAGAAGTCCAAG atttatttctTTAGAATGAGCCCCATTTTGGGTGCTCTGCAACATCCAACTGAAGATATTTCCAAAGGGGAGATGGAAATTGAGAAGATCCCTATTAATGAGGTTGAGATCAAACGGAAGGACTTGCTGCCTGTTCTTGATCGTTATCATAGTATTCAGACTGACACGAG GGATTATGTTGGGGAGAAATACTCCTCTTCCCTTAGCTTTAATGGAGGCTTTACCGTAGAAAAACCTTCATCTCCATCTTACAGCTCTCATAGTG AGAAATTGTATGTGCCAGCATCATTAAGAATACCTGCAGAGATGGAAGCCTCAGAGCCCATGGATCTCTCTGAATCTCCTATTGTCATCGATGAGACGAAAAATGTGAAACGACCTGTAAAAGATCTCATGCCATCTCTTCCACTCACCAAAACAAACGCTGAAAATATTGCCAGAGAAGTTGAGTCCTCTAGTAGTGTTGTGACTAGTGAATCTTCAAACAACAGTTCTAACCGTTCTGATTCGAGTATGAATATAATTGATGAGGGGCCAGTGGATGAAGAAATGAATGAACCGCTTGATTTCGGAAACTATTTTGACGAGGAATATTGTAGAGCTTCTTCTACACATGATGAAGGATCTGCACTTGGAGAAGCTAGTAACTTGTATAGTGGTGACAGTCCTCGCCTAAAAGAGAAATTGGAGGAAGATGGGGAAAGTGATGATATGCTCGGtggtattttctctttctctgaAGAAGGCGAGTCCTTGA GCTGA
- the LOC124942173 gene encoding receptor-like cytosolic serine/threonine-protein kinase RBK2 isoform X1, translated as MGVFNSLNFTNIRKHRKCVSFADEEMMQHNNGRNQLSSSISAHDLRCFEVEKEKENISSPRGVLEACIKGLDSDQFDDSSPADSSSENNEVQNPSSRKRWGGIFKLWKKGAMKRLSSFPAINGAVPKLSRGKSRRAAAAAEEEVVDTDCCILRCSWKTFSLSELKDATNDFNEENIIGKGGYADVYQGCLPDGQLVAVKRLSKGTAEEQTIALLSEIGTIAHVNHPNTAKLIGYCAEGGKYLVLRLSPLGSLGSLLRGSKEKLNWAVRYKIIKGTAAGLYYLHEHCQRRIIHRDIKADNILLTEDFEPQICDFGLAMWLPSEWTHHNVPKFEGTFGYFAPEYFMHGIVDEKTDVFSFGVLLLELITGREALDDSKKSLVLWAKPFLDNNEVEKLVDSSLDGIYDTEEMDRAIMLASLCIDQTPVIRPQMGQVLAMLQDKNGRLECTSENKRQFFQRTYSQELMDAEEYNSTRYLKDMNQHKRLVLGS; from the exons ATGGGTGTATTCAATTCTTTAAATTTCACAAACATTCG GAAACATAGAAAATGTGTTAGCTTTGCAGATGAAGAGATGATGCAACACAACAATGGCAGAAACCAGTTATCTTCTTCTATATCTGCACATG atttgagatGTTTTGAGGTTGAGAAAGAGAAGGAGAATATATCTTCTCCACGAGGTGTTCTTGAAGCTTGTATAAAAGGTTTGGATTCTGATCAGTTTGATGATTCTTCTCCGGCGGATAGTTCGTCGGAGAATAATGAAGTTCAGAATCCAAGTTCACGTAAACGTTGGGGTGGAATTTTTAAGTTATGGAAGAAAGGGGCGATGAAACGGTTGTCTTCTTTTCCTGCCATTAATGGTGCTGTTCCGAAGCTTTCGAGAGGGAAGAGCAGAcgggcggcggcggcggcggaggaaGAAGTTGTTGACACAGATTGTTGTATTCTTAGGTGTTCTTGGAAGACTTTTTCATTGTCTGAACTTAAAGATGCAACTAATGACTTCAATGAAg AGAACATTATTGGAAAAGGTGGTTATGCCGATGTTTACCAAGGATGTTTACCCGATGGGCAGTTAGTGGCGGTTAAGAGGCTTAGCAAAGGGACAGCCGAAGAGCAAACAATAGCTTTGTTATCGGAGATTGGAACAATTGCCCACGTAAATCATCCAAACACGGCAAAACTTATCGGTTATTGTGCCGAAGGTGGAAAGTACCTCGTTTTAAGGTTGTCTCCTCTCGGGAGCTTAGGATCTCTTCTTCGCG gTTCAAAAGAAAAACTCAATTGGGCAGTTAGGTACAAGATCATTAAAGGGACAGCTGCTGGTCTTTATTACCTTCATGAACATTGCCAAAGGAGAATAATTCATAGAGATATCAAGGCTGATAATATTTTGCTTACCGAAGACTTTGAACCTCAG ATTTGTGACTTTGGACTTGCAATGTGGCTTCCAAGTGAATGGACTCATCACAATGTACCAAAATTTGAAGGCACATTTGG ATACTTTGCTCCGGAGTACTTCATGCATGGTATCGTTGATGAGAAAACTGACGTTTTTTCTTTCGGGGTTTTACTTTTGGAGCTTATAACTGGTCGTGAGGCCTTGGATGATTCAAAGAAGAGCCTTGTTCTTTGG GCAAAACCTTTTCTTGACAACAATGAAGTCGAGAAACTAGTAGACTCATCTCTCGATGGTATTTACGACACAGAAGAAATGGATCGAGCCATAATGCTCGCTTCGCTTTGCATCGACCAAACTCCAGTTATACGGCCTCAAATGGGCCAG GTCCTTGCAATGTTACAAGACAAAAATGGTCGGTTAGAGTGTACTAGTGAAAACAAAAGACAGTTTTTTCAAAGAACTTATTCACAAGAGTTAATGGATGCTGAAGAGTATAATTCAACAAGATACTTAAAAGATATGAATCAGCACAAACGACTTGTTTTGGGTTCTTGA
- the LOC124943761 gene encoding probable rhamnogalacturonate lyase B → MKNPCTWRLIILAQLFFIIHGGSLSNYTREILRNDTEALAVLPVKLLVYPNEVIMSNGIVSVTFSNPQGHVTAIRYGRIENILDTLNKGDNRGYWDVVWNGDGENDDDNNDYDDAGGDEKSMLYDTEESNIGIEAAHLVPIDKADGTHFKVIVQNENHVEISFSRTWKRSGAPLNIDKRFIMHSGSSGFYAYGIFERQNNFPASRIDQIRIVFKLREDLFDYMAISDKIQKVMPSSKERANGETLDYPEAVRLKNGEVDDKYEYSSNNKDNQVHGWISRKESIGFWIITPSDEFRTGGPLKRDLTSHCGPISLSMFVSTHYAGLPLAMYFKNKEPWKKVFGPVFIYLNSNKKTWPLWEDAKLQLYKETQNWPYNFPLSSDFPHSNQRGVLIGKLTIQDGYISSKFLQGAYAYVGLAAPGKAGSWQYESKWYQFWTKADNEGNFIIKGVRPGNYNLFAWVPGFIGDYKYDNNVTISSGFTTQLNHLLFKPPRVGMTLWEIGYPDRSAQEFYIPNSDPYYSNPIFKSFDKFRQYGLWYRYSQMYPRQDLVYNVGSSDYTKHWLFAQVTRNSHKNVFEGTTWKIVFRLKQIEKNRMYTLQLAIAGASKAELQVRVNRYEKLPLFTTGLIGTENVIARHSDHGLYRLYSVSFRGSQLYMGKNVIYLTQTRGGTLFKGLMYDYIRLEAPFMR, encoded by the exons ATGAAGAATCCATGCACATGGAGGCTGATAATTCTTGCCCAATTGTTCTTCATCATCCATGGTGGTTCTTTATCTAATTACACTCG AGAAATTTTGCGGAACGACACTGAAGCTCTTGCTGTCTTACCCGTGAAGTTACTAGTATATCCTAATGAG GTGATAATGTCTAACGGTATAGTGAGCGTGACATTTTCAAACCCTCAAGGCCATGTTACCGCCATTAGATATGGTAGAATCGAAAATATACTAGATACTCTTAACAAAGGGGACAATAGAGG ATATTGGGATGTTGTTTGGAATGGTGATGGtgaaaatgatgatgataataatgATTATGACGATGCTGGTGGTGATGAGAAATCTATGTTATATGATACAGAAGAATCAAATATTGGCATTGAAGCAGCACATTTAGTACCAATTGacaa GGCTGATGGTACACATTTTAAGGTCATTGTGCAAAATGAAAACCATGTAGAGATTTCATTTAGTAGGACATGGAAACGAAGTGGAGCTCCTTTAAACATCGATAAGAGATTTATTATGCATAGTGGAAGTTCTGGATTCTATGCCTACGGAATATTCGAGCGCCAAAACAATTTCCCCGCGTCAAGGATTGACCAAATTAGGATTGTTTTTAAACTCCGGGAAGACTT GTTTGATTACATGGCCATTTCGGATAAAATACAAAAGGTAATGCCGAGTAGTAAGGAGCGAGCAAATGGTGAGACTCTTGACTATCCAGAAGCTGTTCGCTTGAAAAATGGAGAG gTCGATGACAAGTATGAATACTCTTCCAACAATAAAGATAATCAAGTGCACGGATGGATAAGTAGAAAAGAAAGTATAGGGTTTTGGATAATCACACCGAGTGACGAGTTTCGAACTGGAGGACCTCTAAAGCGAGACCTCACATCCCATTGTGGCCCTATATCGCTCTCT ATGTTTGTAAGCACTCATTATGCTGGATTGCCTCTAGCCATGTACTTTAAAAACAAAGAACCATGGAAAAAGGTTTTTGGTCCTGTTTTTATCTATCTCAACTCCAATAAGAAAACATGGCCATTGTGGGAGGATGCAAAGCTACag ttGTATAAAGAAACACAAAATTGGCCATACAACTTTCCACTTTCGTCGGATTTCCCTCACTCGAATCAACGAGGTGTTTTAATCGGAAAATTAACTATTCAAGACGGGTA TATTAGTTCAAAATTTCTACAAGGTGCCTATGCTTATGTGGGATTGGCTGCACCAGGGAAGGCTGGTTCATGGCAATATGAAAGCAag TGGTATCAATTTTGGACAAAAGCAGATAATGAAgggaattttattattaaaggtGTTAGACCTGGAAATTACAACTTATTTGCTTGGGTCCCTGGATTTATTGGGGATTACAAATATGATAATAATGTTACCATTTCATCAG GATTTACAACACAATTGAACCACCTTTTGTTCAAGCCTCCAAGAGTCGGAATGACTTTATGGGAGATTGGTTATCCAGATCGTAGTGCTCAAGAATTTTACATACCTAATTCTGATCCGTACTACTCTAACCCCATTTTCAAAAGTTTCGATAA ATTTAGACAATACGGGCTATGGTACCGCTATAGTCAGATGTATCCTCGTCAAGATCTCGTCTATAATGTCGGATCGAGTGACTACACAAAACATTGGTTATTTGCTCAAGTTACAAG aAATTCGCACAAAAATGTGTTTGAAGGCACCACATGGAAAATTGTGTTTCGACTAAAACAAATTGAGAAGAACAGGATGTACACTCTTCAATTAGCAATAGCTGGCGCATCTAAGGCTGAGTTGCAGGTGCGAGTGAATAGATATGAAAAGCTACCACTTTTCACAACCGGTTTAATTGGAACAGAAAATGTGATTGCAAGACATAGTGATCATGGACTATATAGGCTCTATAGTGTTTCCTTTCGGGGAAGTCAATTATACATGGGAAAAAATGTCATTTATCTAACACAAACTAGAGGAGGAACTCTATTCAAAGGACTCATGTATGATTATATTCGTCTCGAAGCCCCATTTATGCGGTGA
- the LOC124944038 gene encoding autophagy-related protein 18h-like isoform X1 has protein sequence MKRNQDSTGKSAAGNGFIPNSLRFISSCVKTVSSNVRSAGVSVAGSISGDSDDRRKEQVLWASFDNLELGSSCLKHVLLLGYSNGFQVLDVEDTSNVTELVSRRDGPVTFLQMQPTPAESDTDAGFRASHPILLVVASDETSSSGSVLNARDTSNRNSYPDLQSGNFINSPSSVQFYSLKSHTYVHVLRFRSTVFMVRCSPRVVAISLSSQIYCFDALTLENKFSVLTYPVPQVGGGLVAVNIGYGPMAVGPRWLAYASNNPLSNAGRLSPQSLSPSPGVSPSTSPGTGSLMARYAMESSKQLASGIVNLGDMSYKTLSKYYHEHFPDGSNSPVRSNSGRKAGRVSAQSTEMDNSGVVIIKDIVSRAVVCQFRAHTSPLSALCFDPSGTLLVTASVHGNNINIFRIFPSPNGSGSHSNDWTSSHVHLYKLHRGMTSAVIQDICFSHYSQWITVVSSKGTCHVFVLSPFGGETGLQLKKSLLDGPELIPILSQPWWSPSSLAINQHSSPPSPITLSVVSRIRVGNSGWLNTVSSATGKVSPTTSIVASVFHNSVSTSSNLNVLEHLLVYTPSGNLVQYNLLPSVGGEQNDSAQRTVTGSSMQMQEEELLRVKSESVQCWDVCRREDWPERAEKIDGIPNVQFVKDGSKHEECDIIKEKDLLKSNEHSHWYLSNAEVQTRSGKLPVWQKSKIYFFRMSPILGALQHPTEDISKGEMEIEKIPINEVEIKRKDLLPVLDRYHSIQTDTRYGRDYVGEKYSSSLSFNGGFTVEKPSSPSYSSHSEKLYVPASLRIPAEMEASEPMDLSESPIVIDETKNVKRPVKDLMPSLPLTKTNAENIAREVESSSSVVTSESSNNSSNRSDSSMNIIDEGPVDEEMNEPLDFGNYFDEEYCRASSTHDEGSALGEASNLYSGDSPRLKEKLEEDGESDDMLGGIFSFSEEGESLS, from the exons ATGAAGAGAAACCAAGACAGCACGGGAAAAAGCGCCGCTGGAAATGGGTTTATCCCTAATTCTCTCAGATTTATATCCTCTTGCGTAAAGACCGTTTCTTCCAACGTTCGGTCTGCTGGGGTATCTGTTGCTGGTTCAATCTCCGGTGATTCTGATGATCGAAGGAAAGAACAG GTCCTTTGGGCTTCCTTTGACAACCTAGAACTTGGTTCGTCTTGTCTCAAGCATGTCCTATTACTGGGCTATTCCAATGGATTTCAAGTTCTTGATGTTGAAGACACTTCTAATGTCACTGAACTGGTTTCAAGGCGTGATGGTCCTGTCACATTCTTACAGATGCAGCCTACCCCTGCTGAATCAGACACCGACGCTGGTTTCAGAGCATCACATCCAATCCTTCTGGTTGTTGCCAGTGATGAAACAAGCAGCTCTGGTTCAGTGCTGAACGCGAGAGATACTTCAAATAGAAATAGCTACCCAGATTTGCAAAGTGGAAACTTTATTAACTCCCCCTCATCTGTTCAGTTCTATTCTTTGAAGTCTCACACTTATGTTCACGTTCTGCGGTTCCGTTCAACTGTTTTTATGGTCAGATGCAGTCCACGGGTAGTAGCTATCAGTCTTTCGTCACAG ATTTACTGTTTTGATGCCCTAACGCTTGAGAACAAGTTCAGTGTCCTTACATATCCTGTCCCTCAAGTTGGAGGTGGACTTGTTGCAGTGAATATTGGATATGGCCCAATGGCAGTAGGCCCAAGATGGTTAGCTTATGCATCCAACAACCCACTATCAAATGCAGGGAGATTAAGTCCTCAAAGTCTTAGTCCCTCTCCTGGAGTTAGTCCTTCTACTTCACCTGGAACTGGAAGCTTGATGGCACGGTATGCAATGGAGTCAAGTAAGCAGTTGGCTTCTGGGATAGTCAATTTGGGTGATATGAGCTATAAGactttgtcaaaatattatCATGAGCATTTTCCTGATGGTTCCAATTCTCCCGTACGATCAAACTCTGGCAGAAAAGCTGGTAGAGTTTCAGCACAATCAACTGAAATGGACAATTCGGGAGTG GTCATTATAAAAGATATAGTATCTAGAGCTGTCGTTTGCCAGTTTAGGGCTCACACTAGCCCTTTATCTGCTTTGTGTTTTGATCCAAGTGGGACTCTTTTGGTCACTGCATCTGTACATGGGAACAACATTAATATCTTCCGCATCTTTCCATCTCCAAATGGATCAGGAAGCCACAGCAATGACTGGACTTCATCTCATGTCCACCTTTACAAACTTCACCGAGGAATGACTTCAGCT GTTATTCAAGACATTTGTTTTAGCCACTATAGTCAGTGGATAACTGTTGTTTCATCAAAGGGGACATGTCATGTATTCGTTCTATCACCTTTTGGTGGAGAGACCGGTCTTCAGCTGAAGAAATCTCTTCTCGATGGGCCAGAACTCATACCTATACTATCTCAACCTTGGTGGTCTCCATCATCTCTTGCGATAAACCAGCATTCGTCACCTCCTTCACCGATTACTCTCTCTGTGGTTAGCAGGATACGAGTAGGTAATTCTGGGTGGCTAAATACTGTGAGTAGTGCAACTGGGAAGGTCTCTCCAACAACTAGCATTGTTGCTTCTGTTTTTCACAACTCTGTATCTACTTCCTCAAATTTAAATGTCCTAGAGCATCTATTGGTTTATACCCCGTCTGGTAACTTGGTTCAGTATAACCTTCTGCCTTCAGTGGGGGGAGAACAAAATGATTCTGCTCAAAGAACTGTTACAGGTTCTTCAATGCAGATGCAGGAAGAGGAATTGTTGCGGGTTAAATCTGAATCTGTTCAGTGCTGGGATGTTTGTCGAAGGGAAGACTGGCCTGAAAGAGCCGAGAAAATTGATGGAATTCCTAATGTTCAGTTTGTTAAAGATGGTTCTAAACATGAAGAATGTGATATTATTAAGGAGAAAGACTTGCTGAAGTCTAATGAACATTCTCATTGGTATTTATCTAATGCTGAAGTGCAGACAAGGTCTGGGAAGTTACCAGTTTGGCAGAAGTCCAAG atttatttctTTAGAATGAGCCCCATTTTGGGTGCTCTGCAACATCCAACTGAAGATATTTCCAAAGGGGAGATGGAAATTGAGAAGATCCCTATTAATGAGGTTGAGATCAAACGGAAGGACTTGCTGCCTGTTCTTGATCGTTATCATAGTATTCAGACTGACACGAGGTATGGCAG GGATTATGTTGGGGAGAAATACTCCTCTTCCCTTAGCTTTAATGGAGGCTTTACCGTAGAAAAACCTTCATCTCCATCTTACAGCTCTCATAGTG AGAAATTGTATGTGCCAGCATCATTAAGAATACCTGCAGAGATGGAAGCCTCAGAGCCCATGGATCTCTCTGAATCTCCTATTGTCATCGATGAGACGAAAAATGTGAAACGACCTGTAAAAGATCTCATGCCATCTCTTCCACTCACCAAAACAAACGCTGAAAATATTGCCAGAGAAGTTGAGTCCTCTAGTAGTGTTGTGACTAGTGAATCTTCAAACAACAGTTCTAACCGTTCTGATTCGAGTATGAATATAATTGATGAGGGGCCAGTGGATGAAGAAATGAATGAACCGCTTGATTTCGGAAACTATTTTGACGAGGAATATTGTAGAGCTTCTTCTACACATGATGAAGGATCTGCACTTGGAGAAGCTAGTAACTTGTATAGTGGTGACAGTCCTCGCCTAAAAGAGAAATTGGAGGAAGATGGGGAAAGTGATGATATGCTCGGtggtattttctctttctctgaAGAAGGCGAGTCCTTGA GCTGA